CACTTAACCCCTACTACTGGATAATCCCCGTATGCTTTGTGCCAAAAATAATCGTTGTGCATTGGCTCATTATAAGAATAAGCGAAATCTTTAATCCAAACAGTAGTATCAGGATATACGTTTACCTCTTCCGTTTTGATAAAATCTTTTCTACGACCTACTTTAGCTTTTGCAGCTGCCTGTATATCCATCCAAGAATAACGAAATTTTAATTTATTTACGTCAATTGTTCTCAAACCATTATATGATTCTTCGCTTGGAAGATACATCGAATCCATTACCTCAGTATACGCTGCATCAGGATATTCTTTCGGTCCTTTAGCAAGCTTTACTTTTCTATTTAATTTTCTACCAGCATATTGATCATCTTCAGTACCAATACTATAATAGTTGTCATACATATATTTGTCATATGCAGTCATCTTTGTAGTATCTGAATCGCTAAAAGCATAATCAGCTATACTTCCTGATTTACTTCCTTTACCAGATCCAGTTGTAGCAGGTTGACCATTTAAATCAGCCATTATTGCTAATTTAACTCTTATGGTTGAATCTTTAACCCATTCTACAAACTGACGGTATTCACTATTTGTAATTTCAGTTTCATCCATATAAAATGAACGCACCGTTACTGTTTTTGTAGGAGCATCCTCAACATTTGCTAAATCTGCGTCTGATTTACCCATAATAAATGAGCCTCCAGGGACTAAAGTCATTCCGTATGGTTTCTCAGGGTGCCACTTTCCACCATTAACACCAACTAATTCCCCTTTATCACTTGATTTAGCACAGCTAATCAATAGGGTTAAAATCGTCGTAAAAGCTATGAACTTATTCATATAATTTCGGTTATCTATTCATTAAATTTGAGGGTGTAAACCTATTTATTATTTTTAACAAAAACAATTTTTTTATACTAAACAAATCGTTTTTTATAAAAAAATCATATATCTATGTTAAATATCTCTAAACAAGGTTTTTTCTTTGTGCTTTCCACCACCTTTCTGGCAACTCATTATTGCATGCAAGGAGATATTCATCGTAAGAACATGGTAATAACGTATTTCTTTTTAATTTATTATTAACATTTGAAATAAATGGTATTTCAATCCACCATCTTTCTGTTTTATCACTTTTATAAAATATCAATTCTTCTTCATCCAGCGGCACAATGTACTTTAAATAAGACTCTTTACTGCCAAAAGGGTATTCATTTGATCTGTATTGAACTCCTTCAATAAAATACCAAATTATTTGTGCAACAAGTATAGATTCTTGACGTGTTCCATTAAAATTAAAAACTCCAAAAGAACTTACCTTATCGCTAATACCTGCATAACGAGCCAAAGAACATATTTCTTTACCATTAAAACCATTTGGCTGAAACGAAATAAAATTCCCAGAATCCGAAGATTTAACAGCATTTAAATCTACACTTACAAGGTCAGCATCCCTAAAAACAGGTTCTGTTATCAAAATATTATTTGAAACCTCACCAAGGCGATAGGCATCAAAAAATAATTTTTCAATTAAATCAATTTCTTCCTGAGAGTTAAAATACGTTTGATAGCCTAAATTACAAAAATTAAATAAATTATTTGGCTCATCGACAATAATTTTTGTTAAATAAGATGTAGATGATAGTTCTTCTTCATCTTTTCCAAAATCAAATTTACTATCAATTGAAACTATATTAACCATTTGCTCCAACACGTCATAAGCTCTATACAGGCCATACGTGATATCTTGAGAACCTCCCAAGACAATAGGAATTACTCCTGATTTCAAGAGTTCTGATGCGATTTTTTTAACCGCAAAATGAGTGTCGGACACTGTATTTCCAGCTAGTATGTTTCCTAAATCAGCAATTGACGTTTCCCAGTTGCCAGGAAACAAGCTATATAGTTCCTTTCTTAAAGAAATTAAACATACATTCTTAGTTTCAACAGATTGTCCTCTATTATCTAAAACTCCTATAATTGCTAATTTGATTTTGTTTACATCTGGAAATTGATCCTGTGTATGCATCACAACCTTACTACCAAGTTGTTGTGAAGTCAATCCAAAACAAAATTCTAGAACCTCATCATCAACGGGGTTTAAAAAATCAAATTCCATTTATTCTTTTTTCATCTTCACTACATTGTTTACTTAAAATTGTGTAGCGAACAAATTAAATTATTAATTATTTCTTTTTAACGGCCGGTTTTTTTACGGCGGCTTTCTTTGCAGTTGCCTTTGTTGCAGGTGCTTTTTTAGCAGCTACTTTTTTAGCAGGTGTTTTTTTGGCAATCATTTCTTGAACTTCTTCAAGTGTTAGTTTTGACGCATCAACATCTTTACTTAATTCAATTTTAATTTTGCCTTTTGTAATAACCGAGCGTCCCCAACGTGCTTTTTCTACAAGAATTCCTTCTTCTTCCCAATTGTGTAATACTTTATCAATATTTTTTTGAAGCTTATCTTCAATCAAGGCCTCAATATCTGATTGAGATAAATTATCAAAATTGTATTTTTTGCTCACATTGATAAACAATCCGCTCCATTTGATAAAAGCCCCAAATCGACCAACACCTTTTTGAACACCTTCACCTTTATAAACAGCAATAGGCGCATCTGCCAAAGCTTTTTCATCAATTAATTCTTGAGCTCTTTTATAATCAACATCTAATGGGTTCTCTCCTTTTGGCAAAGATACAAATGCAGCGCCATGACGAATATAAGGACCATAACGACCATTACTCACCTCAACTTCTTCTCCTTTATACTCTCCTAAATTCTTTGGTAATAAAAATAAATTTAAAGTTTCTTCAAGAGTAATATTACCAATGTTTTGATCGTTCATCAAACTGGCGAACTTTTTATCTTCATCATCAGGAGCTCCTATTTGAGCCATCGGTCCAAATTTCCCCAAACGAACAGAAACTGGTTTTCCTGTTTTAGGGTCAGTCCCTAGAATTCTTTCGCCACTTTCTCGCTCAGCATTCGCTTCTACATCTTTCACCGTTGGATGAAATTTATCGTAAAACTCCTGCATCATTTTGGTCCAAACAATATTTCCTTCGGCAATTTCATCAAAGTCCTGCTCTACTTTTGCCGTAAAATTATAATCTAGAATATTTCCGAAATTCTTGACAAGGAAGTCCGTTACAATAGTTCCGATATCAGTTGGTACTAATTTCCCTTTATCTGATCCAGTGTTTTCTTTAAGTGCTTTCTCATCTACCTTACCAGATTGCAAAATCAACTGTGTATAATTACGCTCTTGACCGTCTAAATTTCCTTTTTCAACGTAATTCCTGTTAATGATGGTAGAAATTGTAGGTGCATAAGTAGATGGACGACCTATTCCTAGTTCTTCTAGTTTTTTTACCAAAGAAGCTTCGGTAAAACGAGCTGGAGCTCTAGAATACCTCTCAGTTGCTGTGATATAATTGTTTTGCAATTTTTCGTTCACTTTCATTGCGGGCAACATTCCCTCCTGCTCTTCCTCATCATCATCATGCCCTTCCAGATACACTTTTAAGAAACCTTCAAAAAGCAATACCTCTCCAGACGCAGTGAATATTTCATTGTGATTGCTGGCTTCAATTTTTACATTGGTACGTTCTAATTGCGCATCACTCATTTGCGAGGCCAATGTCCTTTTCCAAATCAAATCATACAAACGTGCTTGATCACGGTCAATGTCTACTGTATGACGTGACATATCCGTTGGACGAATTGCCTCGTGCGCCTCTTGTGCTCCTTTGCTTTTATTAGTAAACGTTCTTGGTTTCGAAAACTCTTTTCCGTAGGATTTGATGATTTCAGCTTGAGCAGCTTCCATTGCATCTTTGGATAAATTAACGCTATCCGTTCTCATGTAGGTAATCAATCCCGCTTCATACAAACGCTGTGCAAGTTGCATGGTTATACCCACTGGCAAATACAGTTTACGTGCTGCTTCTTGTTGTAAAGTAGAAGTAGTAAAAGGACCTGTTGGAGATTTTTTGGTAGGTTTTGTTTCTAAATCTGATACCTTATATGTAGAACCAATATTTTTGTTTAAAAAATCTTGAGCTTCTTGTTTTGTATTAAAATTTTTAGGCAATTTAGCCTTGAATATTTTTCCAGACTCATTTGTAAACTCGGCAACAACTGAGTAGGTGGCAACGGCTTTGAAATTTTGAATTTCTCGTTCGCGTTCTACAATTAAACGCACAGATACTGACTGGACACGACCTGCAGATAAACCACCCTTAATTTTTCTCCACAAAACAGGAGATAATTCATAACCAACTAAACGATCTAAAACACGTCTCGCTTGTTGTGCATTAACTAAATTGTAGTCAATCTCTCTTGGATTATCAATTGCTTTTAAAATAGCTGTTTTTGTAATTTCATGAAAAACAATTCTTTTGGTTTTGTTTTTATCTAAATTAAGCTCTTCGGCAAGGTGCCAAGAAATAGCCTCACCCTCGCGATCCTCATCACTTGCTAACCAAACCATATCGGCTTTCTTAGCTAACCCTTTCAGCTTGGTGACCAAAGCTTTTTTATCAGCAGAAACCTCATACTTAGGCTTGAAATTATGATCTACATCTACTCCTATTTCCTTTGAAGGTAGATCAGCAATGTGCCCGTAACTGGACTCCACTTGATAATCTGTACCTAGGAATTTTTCGATTGTTTTTGCCTTTGCTGGGGACTCTACTATAACTAAATTCTTTGCCATTCGTCTATTTTTCTGGGACAAAAGTATCTATTTTTTTTAAATATTAAGCTTT
This portion of the Flavobacterium sp. CECT 9288 genome encodes:
- the topA gene encoding type I DNA topoisomerase, with product MAKNLVIVESPAKAKTIEKFLGTDYQVESSYGHIADLPSKEIGVDVDHNFKPKYEVSADKKALVTKLKGLAKKADMVWLASDEDREGEAISWHLAEELNLDKNKTKRIVFHEITKTAILKAIDNPREIDYNLVNAQQARRVLDRLVGYELSPVLWRKIKGGLSAGRVQSVSVRLIVEREREIQNFKAVATYSVVAEFTNESGKIFKAKLPKNFNTKQEAQDFLNKNIGSTYKVSDLETKPTKKSPTGPFTTSTLQQEAARKLYLPVGITMQLAQRLYEAGLITYMRTDSVNLSKDAMEAAQAEIIKSYGKEFSKPRTFTNKSKGAQEAHEAIRPTDMSRHTVDIDRDQARLYDLIWKRTLASQMSDAQLERTNVKIEASNHNEIFTASGEVLLFEGFLKVYLEGHDDDEEEQEGMLPAMKVNEKLQNNYITATERYSRAPARFTEASLVKKLEELGIGRPSTYAPTISTIINRNYVEKGNLDGQERNYTQLILQSGKVDEKALKENTGSDKGKLVPTDIGTIVTDFLVKNFGNILDYNFTAKVEQDFDEIAEGNIVWTKMMQEFYDKFHPTVKDVEANAERESGERILGTDPKTGKPVSVRLGKFGPMAQIGAPDDEDKKFASLMNDQNIGNITLEETLNLFLLPKNLGEYKGEEVEVSNGRYGPYIRHGAAFVSLPKGENPLDVDYKRAQELIDEKALADAPIAVYKGEGVQKGVGRFGAFIKWSGLFINVSKKYNFDNLSQSDIEALIEDKLQKNIDKVLHNWEEEGILVEKARWGRSVITKGKIKIELSKDVDASKLTLEEVQEMIAKKTPAKKVAAKKAPATKATAKKAAVKKPAVKKK
- the gldK gene encoding gliding motility lipoprotein GldK; the protein is MNKFIAFTTILTLLISCAKSSDKGELVGVNGGKWHPEKPYGMTLVPGGSFIMGKSDADLANVEDAPTKTVTVRSFYMDETEITNSEYRQFVEWVKDSTIRVKLAIMADLNGQPATTGSGKGSKSGSIADYAFSDSDTTKMTAYDKYMYDNYYSIGTEDDQYAGRKLNRKVKLAKGPKEYPDAAYTEVMDSMYLPSEESYNGLRTIDVNKLKFRYSWMDIQAAAKAKVGRRKDFIKTEEVNVYPDTTVWIKDFAYSYNEPMHNDYFWHKAYGDYPVVGVKWTQAKAFCAWRTLNKNSYIKSKTKGQDLINQFRLPTEAEWEYSARGGLESATYPWGGPYTKNDRGCFLANFKPNRGDYAADEALYTVEAKSYEPNGYNLYNMAGNVSEWTDSAYDSNAYEYVSSMNPNVLDASNKRKVLRGGSWKDVAYFLQVSTRDYEYADSARSYIGFRTVQDYMGLQTTGNSKKKK
- a CDS encoding formimidoylglutamase; its protein translation is MEFDFLNPVDDEVLEFCFGLTSQQLGSKVVMHTQDQFPDVNKIKLAIIGVLDNRGQSVETKNVCLISLRKELYSLFPGNWETSIADLGNILAGNTVSDTHFAVKKIASELLKSGVIPIVLGGSQDITYGLYRAYDVLEQMVNIVSIDSKFDFGKDEEELSSTSYLTKIIVDEPNNLFNFCNLGYQTYFNSQEEIDLIEKLFFDAYRLGEVSNNILITEPVFRDADLVSVDLNAVKSSDSGNFISFQPNGFNGKEICSLARYAGISDKVSSFGVFNFNGTRQESILVAQIIWYFIEGVQYRSNEYPFGSKESYLKYIVPLDEEELIFYKSDKTERWWIEIPFISNVNNKLKRNTLLPCSYDEYLLACNNELPERWWKAQRKNLV